One Setaria italica strain Yugu1 chromosome II, Setaria_italica_v2.0, whole genome shotgun sequence DNA segment encodes these proteins:
- the LOC111256369 gene encoding putative F-box/LRR-repeat protein At5g02700, translating into MAPPATQRRRGSHKKAPVAAEVPPEAPVADIRALPDEVQSAIISLLPTDAGVRTRAVASGWTALWRAAPLNLDDRELRLRPSWRNGDRIAARITSILSAHPGPARRLSLMNLTRVSNTTGDDRYATFDAWFRSPVLNRVKEVHFQYLYRYRADELDPLPLPALRFTDLTIASYGRCHFPDNLAGVRFPNLTQLTLHDLTNTERTVHDMISACPQIRSLLLRNNKRFRRVRISSPTLISLGLSVGEHDDEPAMEQLTIVDAPSMERLLIFDTEGGPINIRVIGAPNLRVLGSLPSSLLRLQLGNTVLQEMIAINAITSMHSVKILALGADGFKLDIIVDILRCFPCLEKLYFTSMVIESGETMQNNGALLPIQCLETHLKEIVLRNFTGTREDVRFAKFFILNSRVLELMEFRAPVRQNIKKWEANERRKLPRKSDRASQAARFRFVYHTCLFRNYEDTNRTHALTESDPFKGML; encoded by the exons atggcgccgccggcaaCCCAACGCCGCCGCGGCTCCCACAAGAAGGCTCCTGTCGCAGCGGAGGTGCCGCCGGAGGCCCCTGTCGCTGACATCCGCGCCCTCCCGGACGAGGTCCAAAGCGCCATCATCTCCTTGCTCCCGACCGACGCCGGCGTCCGCACCCGGGCCGTTGCCTCCGGCTGGACAGCCCTCTGGCGCGCCGCTCCGCTCAACCTCGACGACCGCGAGCTCCGTCTCCGTCCCAGCTGGCGCAACGGGGACCGCATCGCCGCGCGCATCACCTCCATCCTGTCCGCCCACCCCGGCCCAGCTCGCCGGCTGTCCCTCATGAACCTCACCCGTGTCTCCAACACCACCGGCGACGACCGCTACGCCACCTTCGACGCCTGGTTCAGGTCCCCCGTCCTCAACAGGGTCAAGGAGGTCCATTTCCAGTACCTGTACAGGTACAGAGCCGATGAGCTCGACCCATTGCCGCTGCCAGCGCTGAGATTCACCGACCTCACAATCGCTAGCTACGGCAGGTGCCACTTCCCAGATAATCTTGCTGGTGTTAGGTTTCCTAACCTCACGCAGCTCACCCTCCATGATCTCACAAATACGGAGCGCACAGTCCATGACATGATTTCAGCCTGCCCACAAATTAGGAGCCTACTGCTCAGAAACAACAAAAGGTTCCGCCGCGTTCGCATCAGCTCCCCGACCCTCATATCCCTTGGCCTGTCTGTTGGGGAGCATGATGATGAGCCAGCGATGGAACAACTCACAATAGTGGATGCTCCCAGCATGGAGAGGCTGCTCATCTTTGACACAGAGGGGGGACCAATTAACATTCGTGTAATTGGTGCTCCAAATCTTCGGGTCCTGGGATCCCTGCCCAGTTCTTTGCTCAGACTGCAGCTCGGCAACACAGTTCTCCAG GAAATGATTGCCATCAATGCGATAACATCAATGCACTCTGTTAAGATTCTTGCACTTGGCGCTGATGGTTTTAAATTGGACATCATCGTTGATATCCTCAGATGCTTTCCCTGCTTGGAGAAGCTTTACTTTACG TCAATGGTAATAGAATCTGGCGAAACAATGCAGAATAATGGTGCTCTACTACCTATCCAGTGCCTTGAGACACATCTCAAGGAAATAGTACTGAGAAACTTCACAGGCACCAGAGAAGATGTTAGGTTCGCCAAGTTCTTCATTCTGAATTCTAGAGTCCTAGAGCTGATGGAGTTTCGAGCTCCAGTCAGACAAAACATCAAGAAGTGGGAGGCTAACGAGCGGCGTAAGCTTCCAAGAAAGAGTGACAGAGCTTCTCAGGCTGCTCGATTTCGTTTTGTGTACCATACCTGTCTTTTTAGAAATTATGAGGACACAAACCGCACACATGCATTAACGGAGTCCGATCCGTTTAAAGGCATGTTATGA